The following DNA comes from Spirochaetota bacterium.
TAATAGAAGCTGCAAGAGATCTAACAGCTGTTGTCTTAGCAAGACCAGGAAGTCCCTCAAGTAAAAGATGACCATCACACAACAAACCAATCAACATCCTTTCCATCAAATACCTCTGCCCAACAACAGCCTTCTCTATCTCAGCCATTATTTTGCGAAGAACCATGCCTTCTTTTTCAACTCTTTTTGTGATCTCTTGAATATCCATAAATTTAAAACCACCCTTCTATAATTTAAGTAGAATTTCCTAATCATTATGTTCTAATTAAAACTTACGTATCCATCTAAATACTACCATTCTACTATCATTCTGCTCATTATTGGTTGAGTATAAAAAAAGGAAAATTATAATAATACTAACTGATTGACTGTCAAGAAAATTTTATGTAGATGAATGGGAGGTTGAACTGAGAAGAATGCGCTGAAATCTCCAGCATTCGAATGCGATGATATAGCTGAGAGATGTAAATATTCCGAAAACCGTTGGCATAATTCAACCTAAATATTCTTAATTTTTCACAGTTGAAGTGACACATATCAAAGCTTTTCTTATTTCAATGATATTAATTGTTGAATTTATTTATATATAGTATAATTTTGGTTCGTCATAGTATCCTTCATGAGGATAATTTTATCAAATTATATTCCTAAGTCATATAAAAATCTAAAGGGACAATATTTACAACAAAATTATCCAAAGGAAACAGAATATTAACCTATTTATTAGTGCAAATAGAGAGAAAATTATTCAATCATAATTAAATATTGTATTTGGGAAGGAAAAATTTGGATGGCTATCTCCTGAATAGCTATTTTTAGAAAATCTTATTACACCTGAAACTTGAATTCAGTCATAACTTATTATTGATTATAAAAATATTATCTGAATTATAAAAGATTTACAATCATGGAAGCTTGTTTAATTGTTACATACCGTTGTAATGCTAAATGCTACATGTGCCACACATGGATGCATCCTAGTAATAGGGAGGAAGAATTTTCTCCAGCCTTGGTGGATAAAATTCCGAGTGGTCTAAAATTTATAAATATTACAGGAGGTGAGCCATTTCTTAGGAACGATCTTGATGAGATAGTACAAATTGCACTGAATAAAACCAAGCGGTTGGTCATCAGCACCAACGGCTATTATACAGAAAAGATTGTCAATTTAGCTAAAAAATATGGTAACAGAATAGGACTTCGGATATCCATTGAAGGACTGCCTGCAGCTAATGATGAATTGCGGGGAATAAAAAACGGATTTGATCATGGTCTTAGAACACTGGTAACACTTCATGATATGGGTGTCAAGGACATAGGTTTTGGGTTAACAGTATCGGACAGGAATGCCAAGGATATGATTGAATTATATCGACTAGCTAATGCCATTGGTATAGAATTCGCTACTGCTGTGATGCATAATTCCTACTATTTCCATAAATTAGATAATTATTTTGAAAATCCTGAAATGATAACCACTGAGTTAGAAAAAATTGCCATTAAACAATTGCAAACCAACAAACCCAAGAACTGGTTTAGGGCTTTTTTTAATATGGGGCTTGCTAATAAAGTAAATGGAGGTAAGCGACCATTGCCTTGCAATGTAGGAACTGATGTTTTTTTCCTTGATCCTTTTGGCAACATCATGCCATGTAATGGATCTGAAGAACCGATGATAATGGGCAATCTATTTAATCAAACTTTTTATGACATTTGGATAAGCCAAAAAGCAGAAGAGATTAGAAAGCAGGTAAAATCCTGTTCTAATGAGTGCTGGATGATTGGTTCAGCATCTCCCGCAATGAAAAAAAGTATATTAATACCAATTCAATGGGTACTAAAAAATAAGTTGAGGTTATTATTAAATAAAAATAATAATATTTTACTTGACCCTGTAATATGAAATATCAAACTTTTATCAACTAACGTTACAACTCAACTACTCTATCATATCGATAAATTTGATGATATTTTCTCATCTCTATTTCTTTATTTTATAATATTGTCGACAGAATGATGCCTAAACAGTAAAAATAAGAATATATCCAAGGGATCAATTTTGAAGATATTCGTGATTGGCACAAGAGGTATTCCCAACATCCCTGGCGGAGTAGAAAAGCACTGTCAGGAGTTATACCCCCGTATTGCAAACAAAGGACATGAAGTTAATCTTTGTGCACGAAAGTCATACATCAAAAATAAAATTGATCAATGGCAAGGTGTAAAGATTCATGTTTGTTATGCTCCACGAAAGAAGAGCTTAGAGGCTATTACACATACATTTATCGCCTTACTTAAGGCTCGTTGGCATTCACCTGATATTTTACACATCCATGCGATTGGACCATCCCTTCTTACACCAATAGCCAGATTATTAAGGTTAAAGGTTGTATGCACAAATCATGGCCCTGATTACAAACGGCAGAAATGGGGTAGGCTGGCTAAAACTATTCTACGATTGGGCGAAAAAATGGGAGGGCTATTCGCAAATGAGGTTATTGTTATTTCTACAATAATTGAAGATATCATCTATAAAAGGTGCAATCGAAAATCAAATCTGATATATAATGGTGTCAATTTACCTAACAAAAGCACAAATACTGATTTCTTAACTCAAATAGGTATTGAGCCCAATAGATATATAATGAATGTTACTCGATTCGTTCCTGAAAAAGGTCTTCATGACCTGATTAAAGCCTATATGATGATGAAAACTGATTATAAATTGGTGATTGTAGGTGATGCTGATCACGAAACCGATTATAGTAGACATTTACGTATGCTTGCTTCCAATGACAAACGAATAATACTAACAGGGTATCTCACTGGCAACCCTTTATCTCAAATATACTCATATGCAAGTCTGTTCATTCTTCCATCGTACCATGAAGGTCTTCCAATTGTTTTGCTTGAAGCTTTAAGCTACGATATACCTGTTCTAATTTCTGATATTGGAGCGAACTTGGCGGTTGAATTGCCATCTGAACGATATTTTCGATGCGGGGATGTTGAGGATTTGAAAAGCAAAATGCAAATTTTTCTTAAGCAAGAGTTGAGAGTTGAGGAGCAGCAAAACAATCGTAAACTGTTAGAAACTAAATACAGTTGGGATAAGATAGCTGAGCAAACAATTGAAATTTACATGAATGTTATTAACAATAATAAAATGTAACATTTATATGACAAAACAGGTAGGACGGAGTTCTGATACGATAGAGTCTTACAGGGATGCTCTGACTCTTTTTCGTAGATATATCCTGAATGAACTCAATATATCAATTGCTAGGTTTAAATTTACTTAATGTACTCGTGACTGCATCTTCGGATTCTTTAAATATTTGCAAATTCATGGAAACAAACCCGGTACACGCAACCAGCGTTTGACTGCTATCAAATCCTATTTATGATTTGCTGCAGACAAAAATGTGACCCTGCAATCTATTCGGTCATTCTTGCTACGATTGCATTTCTCTTCTGTTACTGTATGAGGAGGAGTAACTACACAACTCCATCCATCTGCATCTAAATGATCATTGAACTCAAATCCTCTAAAACCTGCTTCATACATTACATATAATATTGCATTCAGGAAATTTGTTGTTCAAATAATTTCGCAGTACTTCATATTTTGCCGGCATACTTGATTCATGCACTACTATCTTATCACTGTGTATACAGATTTTCCATATCGTCTTGGAATCTTCAAGTCCTACAAATACTTCTTGACCTTTGATTATGTATTCTCAAATTTCTTTCATGAGGCTACCTCCATCTTTGTTTTTTGATTTTATTTTTTTGAAGAAGATAGCCTTGTTCTTCATTTAAATCAATATAAAATTATAGATTATTTTTATTGCATAGTAAACCCTACGTTAACGTGCCGCCACTTATGGTTGATCTGTTTGTTGTCAGATGATATCACATGATGTGTATTAAATGTTAACGGTTAAAAATCCATAATTCATATCCCACTGTGTCAGCATAAGCGCTAAAATAAAGCTTTCCGTTATAGACTGTTAAATATTCAGGATAGCTGCCAATGCTTCTGCTGTTAATATCAACTTCAACAGCTCCGTTAGTCTCATCATATGACCATAGTTCGAATCCATTTCTTCCTCCATCAGCGCAGAAATATAGTTTGCCATTATTAAGAAACTAAATCGGATGGATCACTGTCTGCGGTATTGTTAATGCTGATTACATAGTATCTCTTTTCTATCTTAATATCTATAGAATGTGATTTTGTATTATCCTGTACTGAAGTTGCTGTGACTGTCACATCTGCAATATTGGCAGATAACCCATCCATATCTACTGAGGCATTCAAGCCTGACTGTTCTATTGAGCCTTTGTCGCTGTCTACTGTACTACTAACCGACTATGTTATACTGGGATCATTAACATTTGTTACTGTAGCTGTAAATGGAAAGGTTTTGCCTGTAATAACATTAACATCGAACTGATCAATGGTTATTGTAATTTCTTCAGTATTTACAGGTGGTGAAATGACACTGATTCCACCACTATCATCTTTATTGCAGAAACAACCGTTAACATTCAGCAAAAGAGCTATAATGAATATTGTAGATAAGAATGAATAACTTTTTTCATAAAGTTTCCTCCCGTTTTATTATATTGCGATTACAGAGCAGTTCAACTCTGACATCGCTTTATAGTCAATATTTAGAACAATTAAATAAATAAAGGGAAATTTATTAAGGCATTGACAGCACAATATTACTTTTTGTTGTTTCTAATAACGATGAGTTATTATTGCACGTTAGCTTACTTGTTTGGCCAAATTTTTGCAAGATACTTAAAATGACACTGTGTATGTCAATAAACTAATAGAAATTTAATGTGTTTTTTGAGATTGAAAAACTACAAAAATTGTATTTTTGAATTGACAAACTTATTTTTTTATAGTAAATTTAACGATTTGCCTTATTGGTATTATAAACAAATGGATTAGGATAATCTATATTTATTACTAAATATCACCACAAAATTATAATATTAATAAAGCAAATTGGCCATAATTATTATTAAATGGCAATGTTTTGGGGGATGCCCAAATTTGAAATACATACAAAGTCATAATTATTCAAATCATAATCCCCCCAAATAAAATAATAAAGGGAGATCTATGATGAAACAATTCATAAAAAATTTTGCTAGGGATTGTATTAATAAATTAAATGCGAAAAAAATTTACTCACATATTCTTTTCATAAATATTATTATTTCAATTCTTGGATGTATTTCGATTACCTGTAATAATATAGGTGACGATTATGGCGTAGATAGTGGGGCATTAATAATAAACATATCTACTTCCCAAAGCAAAAGTAATACGGATATAGCCAGCTATGCCATATCTGGAATAGGGCCTAATGGAGCAGAGTTCAATGAAATTATTTTTGATACTACCCTTTCAATTAATGATTTGGCTTTAGGAAATTGGGAAATCGTTGTAGATGCCAAAAATACAGATAATATTGTAGTTGGTAATGCTTCTGAGGACATTGTTGTTTTAAATGATGTTACTACCACAGTAGATATTACAGTAATGATGCTGTATGGTAATGGCACTATTTATTTTATTGATCCAGAAGGTAATGATAATAATGATGGTCTCTCTGAAGAAAATGCTTGGGCAACTATAACAAAAGTAAACGCTATGAGTTTTGAACCTGGTGATACGATTTTGTTTAAAAGAGGAAAGACTTGGAAGATTGAGAGTTATGGAGATAGATTAGAACCACAGAGTGGTAGTATTGATCAGCCTATATCATATGGTGCTTATGGCTCAGGAGCAAAACCAATAATAACTGCTGTAGGTGCATATTGGTCTATGAATAATGAAGATAGCTGGTCATATCAAGGGAATAGCATATGGACCATGACTTTAACAAAAGATCCTATACGAATATTTCTTTCCAATACTGAATTTATTGAAGCAGAAACCATAGATGAAGTAAATGCTACAAACAGGTGGTTTTGGGAAAACAATACTCTATCGGTTTATTCCTTAGACAATCCAGCATCTACTCTTGAGGGCTCGTATGCTGATAATTATGCCATACTCCTAAAGTTGAAAAATAATGTGAATATCTACAATTTAGATCTAAGAGGTGGTTATGATGCTATTAGAATTATTGGCTCAACAAATATACATATTGATAATTGTAATGTTGGGTTGAATTCTACTGTAAATGGAATAAGTATACATGGATTCGATCCTAATATAGAATCATCATATTGTGTGATTTCAAATTGTACAATTGAGTCTGGATTTGAAAATGCTAGCTATAATTATGGTCCAGCAACAATAGCTGACGGAATTTCAATTTTTCATAATACACATCATTGCAGCATATATAATAATACTGTATCAAATTGGAATCATTCAGGAATAGGCATAGAAAATCTTAATACGGTCTCACCAATTGGAGTGTGCAACTATCATGAGGTTTACGATAATATAATTACTGCACCTAATACAAACTATTGTAGAGGAATTGGGATAGAAAATGCCAGTACCCAAGATGGTGCTTGTTCATTTAATAAAATTTATAGAAACCTTATAAAAGATACTTCAGTAAGCAATCAGATAGGGCATGGAGATAATAATGAATTTTATTATAATGTAATTGATACAGTTTCATTTACACCTTATAGCATTAGGGTTGAGAAAAAATCACTCCCGACAGGGATAGCTATTTTTAAAAATGGCAAAAATAATACAATATACAACAATATTATATACAATACTGATTATATTGGAATAAGTGTAACTGGAGATCCGAGAGGAGAAATTGAAGGCTGCCTTATTGAAAATAATATTATAATGAATTTTTGTATGAGTAGCTATGCTGATATAAATTGTGGGTTAATGATACAAGATGATGAAACTGGATCAGTATTAAGTAATATCTATAGAAACAATTGTGTATATAAAAATGGAGCAGATAAACCTATCCGATATGCACATCCAGAGATGTCTAATCCTTATAGTCCTTCTTATTATAAAAACCATAGTGCGTATGATTTTAATTTACTTACAGAGGATGAAATTGTTAATATAGATTGCGATATTATGGAAAACAACTTTAGTGTGGATCCTCTTTTTATTTATCCGGAAAATGGAAATTTCCATTTACAAGCTGATTCCCATTGCCTTGATGTTGGAATAAAAGATATCATTGATATGTAATAAATAATACATTTTTTGATGGCGTTCAAAATAATAGTTGTTTTCATAAATATCAATATTTATTACAGCCTCAACAGGTGATTATAGACTTTTATTGAAATAATATTTCAATGAAATTAGATTTTGCAGTAACGCTATCAATTGATATTCAAACAACTATACTTTTCTGTTCAATTATTCATTAATCACAATACACTCTTATAAATCTCCATTAACTTAAGATAATGTGTATCGGCATTGAGTTTCAGTTCAATAAAGGTTCTGGCATTTTTCCCCATTTCATCAATTTTAACAGGATTATTTACTAAACATGCTATTTTTGTACTTAATTCGTCAGGATTATTATGTTCAAAAGTTAATCCAGTCTCATGATCTTTAACCAATTCAGGTATGCCTCCAATTCTTGAAGCTATAACTGGTTTCCCATTAGCGAATGCCTCTAAGATGGAATATGGAAAGTTTTCATACCACTGTGAGGGTACTACAATAAACATGGCATTAGATATTATATTTTGCAACTCTTGGCCTGTTTTAAAACCCAAAAACTCAATATTAGCAATATTTTCACTATTATACTCTTCAAATAGCTCTCCATCGCCTACAACTTTTAGCTGTATATAAGGATTCTTTTTTGCTGCAGTCACTAATAAATTTATTCCTTTAATATGATTTAAACGACCAATATAGAGATAGTAACTAAGATTATTATAGTTCGGTTTAATTGAATTAATATTTATAAAATTATTAAGAGTAATAATCTTTTTACCCATACCATACTCAATGAATTTATGTCGTAGGAAGTTACTTGGGGAGATAAACTTATCAACATGTCTATATATATTAATAAACCGATGGGTATAATTCTCTAACATCGCAACAGAACTCGCGGCTAATGAATTTTTCTTGCATCGTTTTAAAGGCGCCATAAAAAATTTTCGTCTTTTACATGATTCACAGATATCCCCCCTCTCTGTAAGAAAAGAAGTATTTGGACAAATTATTGTGAAATCATGTAGAGTCCACACTATAGGTATCTTTCTTTTTTTTATCTCACCAAGGATAGAGGGAGTAATGTGATGTAAAATATTGTGGATATGAACAATATCAGGCTTTTCGTCATCTAAAATCTTTCCTATACACTCTTTCGCCTCAAAAGAATAAATGGTTCTTGTAATTACATTAGTGGCATTTTTTATACTTTTTTCTTTCAATGCTTCAACAAAATCAATATATGAAGGCCAATATTTAGAATAAGGGCTATCAAAATTTAATGGGTGATTCATAGAAAATGGAATCACAATGTGTTCATGCTGCTCCAACAACTTTGTTGTAGCAAACATATGAGTGCAATCCCCACCCCGATTATAATAGAAAGAATTTACCTGTAGTATCTTCATATATATACTCATTCTAAATAATGTTTATAAATTAATCGAGAGTTCCCCCTTTTCCATGCTGCGATTTTTTGACATTCTCTATTGAAAGTTAAATAATATTGTTTTTAT
Coding sequences within:
- a CDS encoding radical SAM protein, with amino-acid sequence MEACLIVTYRCNAKCYMCHTWMHPSNREEEFSPALVDKIPSGLKFINITGGEPFLRNDLDEIVQIALNKTKRLVISTNGYYTEKIVNLAKKYGNRIGLRISIEGLPAANDELRGIKNGFDHGLRTLVTLHDMGVKDIGFGLTVSDRNAKDMIELYRLANAIGIEFATAVMHNSYYFHKLDNYFENPEMITTELEKIAIKQLQTNKPKNWFRAFFNMGLANKVNGGKRPLPCNVGTDVFFLDPFGNIMPCNGSEEPMIMGNLFNQTFYDIWISQKAEEIRKQVKSCSNECWMIGSASPAMKKSILIPIQWVLKNKLRLLLNKNNNILLDPVI
- a CDS encoding glycosyltransferase family 4 protein, producing the protein MKIFVIGTRGIPNIPGGVEKHCQELYPRIANKGHEVNLCARKSYIKNKIDQWQGVKIHVCYAPRKKSLEAITHTFIALLKARWHSPDILHIHAIGPSLLTPIARLLRLKVVCTNHGPDYKRQKWGRLAKTILRLGEKMGGLFANEVIVISTIIEDIIYKRCNRKSNLIYNGVNLPNKSTNTDFLTQIGIEPNRYIMNVTRFVPEKGLHDLIKAYMMMKTDYKLVIVGDADHETDYSRHLRMLASNDKRIILTGYLTGNPLSQIYSYASLFILPSYHEGLPIVLLEALSYDIPVLISDIGANLAVELPSERYFRCGDVEDLKSKMQIFLKQELRVEEQQNNRKLLETKYSWDKIAEQTIEIYMNVINNNKM
- a CDS encoding glycosyltransferase family 4 protein, which codes for MKILQVNSFYYNRGGDCTHMFATTKLLEQHEHIVIPFSMNHPLNFDSPYSKYWPSYIDFVEALKEKSIKNATNVITRTIYSFEAKECIGKILDDEKPDIVHIHNILHHITPSILGEIKKRKIPIVWTLHDFTIICPNTSFLTERGDICESCKRRKFFMAPLKRCKKNSLAASSVAMLENYTHRFINIYRHVDKFISPSNFLRHKFIEYGMGKKIITLNNFININSIKPNYNNLSYYLYIGRLNHIKGINLLVTAAKKNPYIQLKVVGDGELFEEYNSENIANIEFLGFKTGQELQNIISNAMFIVVPSQWYENFPYSILEAFANGKPVIASRIGGIPELVKDHETGLTFEHNNPDELSTKIACLVNNPVKIDEMGKNARTFIELKLNADTHYLKLMEIYKSVL